ACAAAACActaattaatacttattttacgAAGGAAATGCACCTTATCACGATTCATGTTATGTTTTTACAAgaactttcattaaaaaaatctatgttgAGTCTCTATCCATGAATTACTATACTATACTGAATGGTCTGATAAATGAAGAATCGAATGAtcttaatatattgttattttcctAATCAGAgccataattattaatttataatttatccaaCCGCCTCctgcttataaatatattaagtgatATAGATCAATACTGTGATATTATTCAGCCTGGAAATATAAACGAGagttgagtaattaatatttgatagatATATTACGAGTTGTACAAGGTAGTCAATTGTGAGCATTCCATACAATATGAAGCCCTTCTTTCTCTTAATTATATGTTGTATAACCAAATCAGTATACTCGACATTATCAACAAAAGGTgatgtaatatttattccaaaGGACTACTACAAGTCACAACCTCCACCCAGTGCTACTACTTCTGTGAGCCTCAGCTTTGATGTTTCAGAAATCCTCGACATTGACGACTACAAGCAAATGATTacattaaaaatcaaagttgGAATTCGATGGACTGATTCTAGACTCCGCTTTAACGTGAGTTCCCAAGGGAGGATTAAAGTGGACACTGATGAATTTAGAAGCCTAATATGGTTTCCCCAATTAGTTGTTTATAACTTGGATATGTTTGAGCCCATGTTTGGAGCTTTTTATAAAGATGAAATGCTcatgattttaaataatgaggAACTTTGCCATGAAGCTCGAATTTATACTAGGATTTCGTGTCCAATGAACTTTGATAAATTTCCTTTTGACTCCCAGGAGTGTTATTTTCAAGTAATTCACGTATAATTGagatatattctattataagtACCAcgttttatatcaattttattttagattggATCGAAAATACCAAATACTCACATTTCCTTTAACTTGGAGTACTTAAATGGATTCAAGAATGGGAGTACGTTTTCAGAGTATTCCATGAAATTATCCCCactcccaaaattaaaaaaacaaatgacaGAAATTAATTCGAGTTTTCAATTTCATGATGTTACTGGATTTATCCTATTATTATCAAGGAATCCCAAATCTTAtgtcatcaattattttttcccatccgGACTATTTGTCGTTGTGAGTTGGATAAGCCTTGTAATTCCACCAGATAGTATTCCCGCAAGAATAGCTCTTATATTCACTACATTTATTGTTCTTGTGAACATTTCGATAACCATCTCTGCTACCTCGCCACTCAGCTCTAAAATGAATTCAATACAAGTCTGGATCCTCGTTTGTCTCGTATTTGTTGCTGCAACGGTTATCgaatatagtattattttgatttttcaaagagtagtcaaaaaagaagaattggaTACAAAGTTGAAGATATTGAAAAGTAATGTTTGCATGATGAAATCCAGAAATGCTCTTGTTGGTGCAACGGAAAATGCTTTGAATATAATACTCACTTATGCGGATTTCATCgggtttattattttattagtagcttttttactttttaatgcattttattggTCGATGTCGGTAAGTTGATCTTTCTAGTTGTCCATATTaatctaaatttgattttttcatgcgaaataaaatttctataatattattaaagaaactcATCCTTTGATTTATGTAAAGTTACggataaatgataatatactaatattaattttaaatttaattttggttaacccattaaattaaacatggacggaaatattaatttcaaaatgaagtcACTCAACTTCTtcctttgttattatttacattacaaccgctacattaaatttaatgtgaATTACATAAACATCATCCTGCCGCTCATTAAATGCATTCGAGAG
The genomic region above belongs to Lepeophtheirus salmonis chromosome 8, UVic_Lsal_1.4, whole genome shotgun sequence and contains:
- the LOC121123678 gene encoding pH-sensitive chloride channel 2, which translates into the protein MKPFFLLIICCITKSVYSTLSTKGDVIFIPKDYYKSQPPPSATTSVSLSFDVSEILDIDDYKQMITLKIKVGIRWTDSRLRFNVSSQGRIKVDTDEFRSLIWFPQLVVYNLDMFEPMFGAFYKDEMLMILNNEELCHEARIYTRISCPMNFDKFPFDSQECYFQIGSKIPNTHISFNLEYLNGFKNGSTFSEYSMKLSPLPKLKKQMTEINSSFQFHDVTGFILLLSRNPKSYVINYFFPSGLFVVVSWISLVIPPDSIPARIALIFTTFIVLVNISITISATSPLSSKMNSIQVWILVCLVFVAATVIEYSIILIFQRVVKKEELDTKLKILKSNVCMMKSRNALVGATENALNIILTYADFIGFIILLVAFLLFNAFYWSMSVS